The proteins below are encoded in one region of Triticum aestivum cultivar Chinese Spring chromosome 1B, IWGSC CS RefSeq v2.1, whole genome shotgun sequence:
- the LOC123143276 gene encoding uncharacterized protein, which produces MERSSSPSKVLLVFLLQFLLLSEPLEARILGDAYDHKNLLASGVDGDAALLPASHLNLADVAGDRRPKYTPPSPVRPPSPHHLHGDGAHEQQRSPPASSSTEPAPLRDYSRQQAEAAGHPPMMDVSRAFLQTIMGYVTKM; this is translated from the exons ATGGAGAGATCATCTTCCCCTTCAAAggttctcctcgtcttcctcctgcAGTTCCTCCTGCTCTCTGAACCTCTGGAAGCAAGGATACTAG GTGATGCATACGACCACAAGAACCTGCTCGCGTCGGGTGTCGATGGAGATGCCGCACTGCTGCCCGCATCACACCTGAACCTCGCCGATGTTGCAGGGGACAGGCGTCCCAAGTATACGCCGCCTTCTCCGGTGCGACCTCCGTCGCCGCACCATCTCCACGGAGATGGCGCGCATGAGCAGCAAAGGTCTCCGCCGGCGTCGTCCTCGACTGAACCTGCACCACTGCGTGATTACAGTCGCCAGCAGGCTGAAGCTGCAGGGCACCCACCCATGATGGATGTATCGCGCGCGTTTCTCCAAACGATCATGGGATATGTGACGAAAATGTAA